One genomic segment of Pedobacter endophyticus includes these proteins:
- the gap gene encoding type I glyceraldehyde-3-phosphate dehydrogenase → MRIAINGFGRIGRTLLRLAIAEGLDIVAINDLADAKTLAHLFKYDSVHGVFKGNVAAKPDEIVIDDVTIPIFALKEAEQLPWSALKVDLVIDCTGRNLTRETAEKHIVAGAKQVLISAPAADDIPMIVLGVNDDQIDLTSTVLSNASCTTNNIAPMIKILNDNWGVEEGYITTIHSMTGDQNLHDTNHKDLRRARAASASIIPTTTGAAKAITHIFPQLDGRLGGAGIRVPVLNGSLTDFTCLLKSKATIDEINAAFKQAAENELKNILQYTEDPIVSIDIIDNPHSCVFDSLLTSIVGDLVKVVGWYDNEFGYSSRLIDVVKKLKAES, encoded by the coding sequence ATGAGGATTGCAATTAATGGTTTTGGTAGAATAGGAAGAACGTTGTTACGCTTAGCAATTGCCGAGGGACTCGATATTGTGGCGATAAACGATTTGGCCGATGCAAAAACATTAGCACATTTATTTAAGTACGATTCCGTACACGGCGTTTTTAAAGGAAATGTCGCCGCTAAACCCGACGAAATTGTAATAGATGACGTTACTATTCCCATTTTTGCGCTGAAAGAGGCCGAGCAGCTTCCGTGGTCAGCATTAAAAGTAGACTTGGTTATCGATTGTACCGGCAGGAACCTGACGAGGGAAACCGCCGAAAAACACATCGTTGCCGGCGCAAAACAGGTGTTAATTTCCGCTCCAGCAGCCGATGATATTCCCATGATTGTACTGGGCGTAAACGACGATCAAATTGACCTGACTTCGACAGTGCTTTCAAATGCCAGTTGTACCACCAACAATATCGCCCCCATGATCAAAATCCTGAACGACAATTGGGGGGTAGAGGAAGGCTACATTACGACAATACATTCGATGACGGGTGATCAAAATCTACACGACACCAATCATAAAGACCTGCGAAGGGCAAGGGCGGCATCGGCATCAATTATCCCGACAACAACCGGGGCGGCAAAGGCCATTACCCATATTTTCCCGCAACTCGATGGCCGCTTGGGTGGCGCAGGGATTAGAGTGCCCGTGCTAAACGGCTCGCTCACCGATTTTACCTGCCTGCTAAAAAGCAAAGCAACAATCGACGAAATTAATGCTGCATTTAAGCAGGCAGCAGAAAACGAACTAAAAAATATCCTTCAGTATACCGAAGACCCAATTGTTTCCATTGATATTATCGATAACCCCCATTCTTGTGTCTTCGATTCGCTATTAACATCCATTGTTGGCGATTTGGTAAAGGTTGTGGGTTGGTACGATAACGAGTTTGGCTACAGCAGCAGACTAATTGATGTGGTTAAAAAGCTAAAAGCCGAAAGTTGA
- a CDS encoding cysteine-rich CWC family protein has product MNNTLKHSPKHEIIPCERCGTAIECKANAYTKCQCSVVQLSINEVQYISELYDGCLCAKCLFELQHEYQAEIGV; this is encoded by the coding sequence ATGAACAATACCTTAAAACATAGCCCGAAACACGAAATCATTCCCTGCGAAAGATGCGGAACGGCTATTGAGTGCAAGGCCAATGCCTATACCAAATGCCAATGCAGCGTTGTTCAACTGAGCATTAACGAGGTGCAATATATTTCCGAATTGTACGATGGGTGTCTTTGTGCCAAATGCCTTTTCGAGTTGCAACACGAATATCAGGCCGAGATTGGCGTCTAG
- a CDS encoding GNAT family N-acetyltransferase, with the protein MVKFIQAEEVLPLRSLMLRNGKPLTECVFEGDTAYDTFHLGYISDGEIRSVATFMRNDFFAGEGEGYQLRGMATHPDEGGKGYGTALINFAIEYLRAYKTDYLWCNARSSAADFYKKIGFISQSPEFDIPGIGFHYEMKLNLNKNN; encoded by the coding sequence ATGGTGAAATTTATACAGGCAGAAGAAGTTCTTCCGTTAAGAAGCTTGATGCTTCGCAATGGCAAGCCATTAACCGAATGCGTTTTTGAGGGCGATACCGCTTACGATACTTTTCATTTGGGATATATCAGCGACGGCGAAATAAGGTCTGTAGCAACTTTTATGCGTAACGATTTCTTTGCCGGCGAGGGCGAGGGTTACCAGTTGAGGGGAATGGCTACACATCCCGATGAAGGCGGCAAGGGTTACGGAACTGCTTTGATCAACTTTGCAATTGAATATTTGAGAGCGTATAAAACCGATTACCTGTGGTGCAATGCACGCTCAAGCGCAGCAGATTTTTACAAAAAAATTGGCTTCATAAGCCAATCTCCCGAGTTCGACATCCCGGGTATTGGCTTCCATTACGAAATGAAATTGAACTTAAACAAAAACAATTAA
- a CDS encoding UDP-N-acetylmuramoyl-L-alanyl-D-glutamate--2,6-diaminopimelate ligase, which produces MQLQDLLYGITIKELVGKTDREINALNFDSRKVGENDVFVAVVGTVSDGHQFIDQTIAQGATVIVCENLPEVHDFTLTYIKVENTAVALGIMAGNYFGNPSADLKLIGITGTNGKTTIATILFKLFKDLGYKTGLISTVENYINDTVVPATHTTPNPIALNQLLKNMVDAGCDYCFMEVSSHAVAQHRIEGLSFAGGVFSNITHDHLDFHKTFDSYLKAKKAFFDALPKNAFALTNIDDKNGMVMLQNTKAHKKTYALKQLADFKAKIIENQFSGLHLDIDNEDVFFRLVGSFNAYNLLAVYGTAVLLEQDKLKVLTLLSRLSGAEGRFDYITSPEKIIGIVDYAHTPDAVQNVLSTIANIRKGTEQVITVIGCGGDRDKTKRPIMAQVACDWSDKVILTSDNPRSEDPQAIINDMEAGVSPTNKRKTLSILDRREAIRTACHLAQSGDIILVAGKGHEKYQEVNGVRNHFDDKEILLEQLKPNS; this is translated from the coding sequence ATGCAATTACAGGATTTACTTTACGGCATAACGATTAAAGAATTGGTTGGTAAAACCGATAGGGAAATCAATGCCTTAAATTTCGATTCGCGTAAGGTAGGTGAGAATGATGTTTTTGTTGCAGTGGTTGGAACAGTGTCCGATGGACATCAGTTTATCGATCAAACCATTGCACAAGGCGCCACGGTAATTGTTTGTGAGAATTTACCCGAAGTGCACGATTTTACCTTAACCTACATCAAGGTAGAAAACACGGCCGTTGCATTGGGCATTATGGCCGGCAATTACTTCGGAAACCCATCTGCAGATTTAAAGCTGATCGGTATAACCGGTACAAACGGTAAAACCACAATTGCTACCATTTTATTTAAGTTATTTAAGGATCTGGGTTATAAAACCGGTCTCATCTCAACGGTTGAAAACTATATCAACGATACCGTAGTACCTGCAACGCACACAACGCCCAATCCGATTGCATTAAACCAATTATTGAAAAACATGGTTGATGCCGGTTGCGATTATTGCTTTATGGAAGTGAGCTCGCACGCGGTTGCCCAGCACCGTATCGAAGGGCTCTCGTTCGCTGGCGGGGTGTTTTCGAACATCACGCACGATCACCTCGATTTTCATAAAACATTTGATAGTTACCTTAAGGCTAAAAAAGCATTCTTTGATGCATTGCCGAAAAACGCTTTTGCACTTACCAACATCGACGACAAAAACGGTATGGTGATGTTGCAGAACACCAAAGCACATAAAAAAACGTATGCGCTGAAGCAACTGGCTGATTTTAAGGCAAAAATTATCGAAAACCAGTTCAGCGGATTGCATTTGGATATCGATAACGAAGATGTGTTTTTCAGATTGGTGGGCTCGTTTAATGCCTACAATCTGCTGGCCGTTTACGGTACCGCAGTGCTTCTGGAGCAAGATAAGCTAAAGGTTTTAACATTATTGAGCCGTTTATCGGGCGCCGAAGGGCGTTTTGACTACATCACCTCGCCTGAGAAAATTATTGGTATTGTGGACTATGCCCATACGCCAGATGCTGTGCAAAATGTGTTGAGCACCATTGCCAACATCCGCAAGGGAACCGAGCAGGTAATAACAGTGATTGGTTGCGGTGGCGACAGAGATAAAACCAAGCGGCCAATAATGGCGCAGGTGGCTTGTGATTGGAGCGATAAAGTGATTTTGACTTCCGATAATCCGCGGAGCGAAGATCCACAGGCCATTATTAATGATATGGAAGCAGGCGTTTCGCCCACCAACAAACGCAAAACGCTTTCTATTTTAGATAGAAGGGAAGCAATAAGGACAGCCTGCCATTTGGCGCAAAGCGGCGATATTATATTGGTGGCCGGCAAAGGACACGAAAAATACCAGGAGGTTAATGGGGTGAGAAACCATTTTGATGACAAGGAGATTTTACTCGAACAACTAAAACCGAACAGCTAA
- a CDS encoding transposase: MMNFDENGVYHIYNRGNNGQKVFFNEENYLFFLRKIRKELVPYCEVLCYCLMPNHFHLIVITKEGTKAKGLNTAIAVLLRSYSRAINVQEGRSGSIFQQKTKAKELIDKGDNHTISYLAICAHYVHQNPTRANLVAYLNEWKYSSYLDLADLRNGSLCNRQLFFERSGIVKEDFIKESEAMWDFKRNEIL, encoded by the coding sequence ATGATGAATTTCGATGAAAATGGCGTCTACCATATTTACAATAGAGGAAATAACGGACAAAAGGTATTTTTCAATGAAGAAAATTATTTGTTCTTTTTGAGGAAGATCAGAAAAGAGCTTGTTCCATATTGTGAAGTGTTATGTTATTGCCTTATGCCAAACCATTTTCATTTAATCGTAATAACTAAGGAAGGGACAAAGGCGAAAGGTTTAAATACTGCAATAGCTGTTTTGCTTAGATCTTATTCTCGGGCAATAAACGTTCAGGAAGGCAGAAGCGGGTCTATTTTTCAGCAAAAAACCAAGGCTAAGGAATTAATCGACAAAGGCGACAATCATACGATAAGTTATTTGGCAATTTGCGCTCACTATGTTCATCAGAACCCGACTAGGGCAAACTTGGTTGCGTACCTAAATGAATGGAAATATTCATCTTACCTGGATCTTGCTGACTTAAGAAACGGGAGTTTATGTAATCGACAATTATTTTTTGAACGCAGTGGAATAGTAAAAGAAGATTTTATAAAAGAAAGCGAGGCAATGTGGGATTTTAAACGAAATGAAATCCTTTGA
- a CDS encoding FtsL-like putative cell division protein, protein MNRFREDIEEEEIGPEPELKAAPKKPKTAEEKMDSNSFISKLFNDGLVSKEAATDALPYLCFLALLGMVYIANSHFAVNNIRRIDKLNKEVKELRWEYKSLKADLMFRSKLTEVAKKVDTLGIKELIEPPKKIIVKSDEY, encoded by the coding sequence ATGAACAGGTTTAGGGAAGATATAGAAGAAGAGGAAATAGGGCCTGAGCCAGAGTTAAAAGCGGCGCCCAAAAAGCCGAAAACTGCTGAAGAAAAAATGGATAGCAATTCGTTTATCAGCAAACTGTTTAACGATGGGTTGGTATCAAAAGAGGCGGCAACAGATGCTTTGCCTTATTTGTGTTTTTTGGCCTTGTTGGGTATGGTGTACATTGCCAACAGCCACTTTGCGGTGAACAACATCCGCCGGATTGATAAATTAAACAAAGAAGTAAAAGAATTAAGATGGGAGTATAAATCGCTAAAGGCCGACTTGATGTTTAGAAGCAAATTGACAGAAGTGGCCAAAAAGGTTGATACCCTCGGAATAAAAGAATTAATAGAACCACCGAAAAAAATAATTGTTAAAAGCGATGAATATTAG
- the rsmH gene encoding 16S rRNA (cytosine(1402)-N(4))-methyltransferase RsmH, translating into MANNYHVPVMLQPCIDGLNIKPDGVYVDVTFGGGGHSKEILKHLGPKGTLIAFDQDPDAQANIPADDRFIFIDQNFGFLKNNLRLKGFRQVDGILADLGVSSHQFDVPERGFSIRSNADLDMRMDQHRDLTAAQVLNTYSEDKLHKIFGIYGEVKNAKSLARAIVTARLDQPFTDIDSLKTAISAYIPKGKENKYLAQVFQALRIEVNAEIQVLEEFLQQAAEVLKPGGHLVVMSYHSLEDRPVKNFMAKGKFQGEVEKDFFGNQQKPFNVITRKAIMATDEEIAQNNRARSAKLRIAEKI; encoded by the coding sequence ATGGCGAATAATTACCACGTACCCGTAATGCTTCAGCCTTGCATTGATGGCTTAAACATTAAGCCCGATGGCGTGTATGTTGATGTTACCTTTGGCGGTGGCGGCCATTCAAAAGAAATTTTAAAGCATCTCGGTCCAAAAGGAACTTTAATAGCTTTTGATCAGGATCCGGATGCGCAGGCTAATATCCCTGCTGATGACCGCTTCATATTTATCGATCAGAATTTTGGTTTCCTTAAAAATAACCTGCGCTTAAAAGGTTTTCGTCAGGTTGACGGGATTTTGGCCGATTTGGGTGTTTCTTCACATCAGTTTGATGTTCCTGAGCGTGGCTTCTCCATTCGCTCAAATGCCGACCTCGATATGCGTATGGATCAGCACCGCGACCTTACCGCCGCACAGGTGTTAAATACCTATTCAGAAGATAAGTTGCACAAAATATTTGGTATTTACGGTGAGGTTAAAAATGCGAAATCGTTGGCTCGTGCCATTGTTACCGCACGTTTAGATCAGCCTTTTACCGATATCGATAGCTTAAAAACCGCTATTTCGGCATACATCCCAAAGGGAAAAGAAAATAAATATTTAGCACAGGTTTTTCAGGCACTGCGCATTGAGGTAAACGCTGAGATACAGGTTTTAGAAGAATTTTTACAACAAGCGGCCGAAGTTTTAAAGCCCGGTGGGCACTTGGTGGTGATGTCATACCACTCGCTAGAAGATCGTCCGGTGAAGAATTTTATGGCTAAAGGCAAGTTTCAGGGCGAGGTAGAAAAAGACTTTTTTGGTAATCAGCAAAAGCCCTTTAATGTAATTACCCGAAAAGCGATAATGGCTACAGACGAGGAAATTGCGCAGAACAATCGGGCCAGAAGTGCGAAGTTAAGAATTGCAGAAAAGATATGA
- the mraY gene encoding phospho-N-acetylmuramoyl-pentapeptide-transferase, whose product MLYLLFEYLHKHYDIPGLRLFQYITFRASISIILSLVITTVYGRRLIDFLHKKQVGETVRNLGLEGQMQKQGTPTMGGIIILLGILIPTLLFANITNIYVVLMIITTVWMGTVGFLDDYIKVFKKNKEGLAGRFKVVGQVGLGLIVGTTMYFHPNIVVRETVQDNVKNTSSVPMVLRQKGETFYYTQDVKSTKTNMPFYKNNEFDYAKVLKFLGGDYQKYAFIIFLIFTVFIITAVSNGANITDGIDGLATGTSAVIGITLGILAYVSGNTIMADYLNIMYIPNSAELMIFAGAFVGSCVGFLWYNSYPAQIFMGDTGSLAIGGIIASFALMIRKELIIPILCGIFLVELVSVIMQVSFFKYTKKKYGEGRRIFLMSPLHHHYQKKGYHEAKIVTRFWIIGIMLAIVTIVTLKLR is encoded by the coding sequence ATGTTATATTTATTATTCGAATACCTGCATAAGCATTACGACATTCCTGGATTAAGGTTGTTCCAGTACATTACGTTTCGTGCTTCAATTTCAATCATCCTTTCGCTGGTTATTACAACAGTTTACGGCCGTAGATTGATCGATTTCCTGCATAAAAAACAAGTTGGCGAAACCGTTAGAAATTTAGGGCTCGAAGGGCAGATGCAAAAGCAAGGTACTCCAACAATGGGTGGAATTATTATTTTGCTCGGCATCCTCATCCCAACCTTGTTGTTCGCCAACATTACCAATATCTATGTCGTACTGATGATTATAACCACCGTTTGGATGGGAACAGTAGGTTTTTTGGATGATTATATTAAGGTTTTTAAAAAGAACAAAGAAGGGTTGGCAGGTCGTTTTAAAGTTGTTGGGCAAGTTGGTCTCGGCTTAATTGTGGGTACAACCATGTATTTCCACCCAAATATTGTGGTAAGAGAAACCGTTCAGGATAACGTCAAAAATACTTCGTCGGTGCCGATGGTGTTGCGCCAAAAAGGAGAAACATTTTATTATACCCAGGATGTAAAATCGACTAAAACCAACATGCCTTTTTACAAGAATAATGAGTTCGATTATGCCAAGGTATTGAAGTTTTTAGGCGGCGATTATCAGAAATATGCGTTCATTATATTTTTGATTTTTACTGTATTTATCATCACCGCTGTATCAAATGGAGCCAATATTACCGACGGTATCGATGGGTTGGCAACAGGCACTTCGGCGGTAATAGGCATAACACTGGGTATTTTGGCCTACGTTTCAGGTAATACCATCATGGCCGATTACCTGAACATTATGTACATACCGAACTCGGCCGAGCTGATGATTTTTGCGGGCGCTTTTGTAGGGTCGTGCGTAGGTTTTCTCTGGTACAACTCCTATCCTGCGCAAATTTTTATGGGCGATACCGGAAGTTTGGCCATTGGAGGCATTATCGCATCGTTTGCCCTGATGATTCGTAAAGAATTAATTATCCCGATCCTGTGCGGAATATTCCTTGTAGAATTGGTATCGGTAATTATGCAGGTATCATTTTTTAAGTACACAAAGAAGAAATACGGCGAGGGACGCAGAATATTTTTAATGTCGCCATTGCACCACCACTACCAAAAGAAAGGTTATCACGAAGCAAAAATTGTAACCCGTTTTTGGATTATTGGAATTATGCTGGCAATTGTAACAATAGTAACACTTAAACTGAGATAG
- a CDS encoding penicillin-binding protein — translation MNIRANILLRVYLAFGLIVLFALAVFLRLGQVQFVQGKKWRAMADSLSTRYVNVEATRGNIYSNDGSLLATSVPEYELRMDMFAGGITDDKLFNEKVDSLGYKLAQIFQDKSAKDYARYLRKARRDSARYLLIHRKVGYADLKTIRTFPLFNVGKFSGGLIAVQRNKRILPFQALAARTIGYKNENVENGVGLEGAYREYINGETGKRLMQRIAGGVYVPVNEEAEVAPKDGADIISTIDVNMQDLAQSALEKQLILSQADHGTVIVMEVATGEIRAIANFSKVSEGIYKEKFNYAIAGNQDPGSTFKLASYMALLDDNLVDTNTLIGTGYYQIPGKLIKDSHPKIETVTVKRAFEESSNAAIAKLINTHYGNNPSKFTDHLYDWGLNKKTGLQIPGEAQPVVKNPSFKSWGKMTLPQMAYGYEMQLTPLKMLSFYNAVANDGKYVAPIFVKEIRRLGNPIEQFKARVINEKICSDETLSKVRKMLEGVVENGSGKRIVYNPLYKIAGKTGTAQVADGNRGYKVKSQYQASFVGYFPANRPKYSMIVVINDPKGDYYGASVSGPVFREVADRIYASDMQMYNDVPTRLVGNTGNPPTKAGQSKATQKVYRAFGFKPLFASKSEYYNIVDTSAGQVFQENTERKGVMPNVSGMGLKDALYLIGNAGFKAKVIGSGKVISQSIAAGTRVGKGLGVQIELN, via the coding sequence ATGAATATTAGAGCAAACATATTGCTTCGTGTATATCTGGCATTTGGCTTAATTGTGCTTTTTGCTTTGGCGGTATTCTTGCGTCTTGGGCAAGTGCAGTTTGTTCAAGGTAAAAAATGGAGAGCCATGGCCGATAGTCTTTCTACACGCTATGTGAATGTGGAGGCTACACGCGGAAATATTTATTCTAACGATGGCAGTTTATTGGCAACATCTGTTCCCGAATATGAACTCCGCATGGACATGTTTGCCGGCGGAATTACCGATGATAAGCTTTTTAACGAAAAAGTAGATTCGCTGGGTTATAAGCTGGCGCAGATTTTTCAGGATAAATCGGCTAAGGATTATGCCCGCTACTTGCGTAAAGCCAGACGTGATAGTGCTCGTTACTTATTAATTCACCGCAAGGTAGGTTACGCTGATTTAAAAACGATCAGAACGTTTCCGCTTTTTAACGTAGGCAAGTTCAGCGGGGGGTTAATTGCTGTGCAGCGCAATAAAAGGATTCTTCCTTTCCAAGCCCTGGCCGCCCGTACAATTGGCTATAAAAATGAAAATGTCGAAAACGGGGTTGGTTTAGAGGGCGCCTATAGAGAGTATATCAATGGCGAAACGGGCAAACGACTGATGCAGCGTATTGCCGGCGGCGTGTATGTGCCCGTAAACGAGGAGGCAGAAGTTGCGCCAAAAGATGGGGCAGACATTATCTCGACCATCGATGTAAACATGCAGGATTTGGCCCAAAGTGCACTCGAAAAGCAATTGATTTTAAGTCAGGCCGATCACGGAACCGTTATCGTAATGGAAGTGGCAACCGGCGAAATTAGGGCGATAGCCAATTTCTCAAAGGTATCAGAGGGAATTTATAAAGAGAAATTCAATTACGCCATTGCGGGAAATCAGGATCCCGGATCAACGTTCAAGTTAGCTTCGTATATGGCGCTGCTTGATGATAATCTGGTTGATACCAATACCCTAATCGGTACAGGATATTATCAGATTCCCGGCAAGCTTATTAAAGATTCGCACCCTAAAATTGAAACTGTTACCGTAAAAAGAGCATTCGAAGAATCTTCTAATGCGGCCATTGCGAAACTTATCAATACGCATTACGGCAATAACCCATCTAAGTTTACCGATCACCTTTACGATTGGGGACTAAACAAGAAAACCGGACTGCAAATTCCCGGTGAAGCACAGCCTGTAGTTAAAAATCCATCGTTTAAGAGTTGGGGAAAAATGACTTTGCCGCAAATGGCCTATGGCTACGAAATGCAGTTAACGCCATTAAAAATGCTGTCGTTTTATAATGCCGTTGCAAATGATGGTAAATATGTGGCGCCAATTTTTGTGAAAGAAATTAGAAGGCTTGGTAACCCGATTGAGCAATTTAAGGCTCGGGTAATCAACGAAAAAATATGCTCAGACGAAACGCTTAGCAAGGTTCGGAAAATGCTCGAAGGCGTGGTAGAAAACGGAAGCGGAAAACGGATCGTTTACAACCCATTATATAAAATTGCCGGAAAAACTGGTACAGCCCAGGTAGCCGATGGCAACAGGGGTTACAAGGTTAAAAGTCAGTATCAGGCATCGTTTGTGGGGTATTTTCCGGCCAATAGGCCAAAGTACTCTATGATTGTAGTTATAAACGACCCCAAAGGAGATTATTACGGCGCCTCGGTATCGGGTCCGGTTTTTAGAGAAGTTGCCGACCGGATTTATGCCAGCGATATGCAGATGTACAACGATGTACCTACCCGTTTAGTGGGCAATACTGGCAACCCGCCAACAAAAGCCGGACAAAGTAAGGCGACACAAAAAGTATATCGGGCATTTGGTTTTAAACCGCTTTTTGCCTCAAAATCCGAATACTATAATATAGTTGATACCAGCGCCGGACAGGTGTTTCAAGAAAATACTGAACGTAAGGGCGTAATGCCAAATGTTTCAGGAATGGGATTAAAAGACGCCCTTTATTTGATAGGCAACGCAGGTTTTAAAGCCAAGGTAATCGGTTCGGGCAAAGTAATAAGCCAATCTATCGCCGCAGGAACACGCGTTGGTAAAGGTTTGGGCGTACAAATAGAGTTGAATTAA
- a CDS encoding phosphoglycerate kinase encodes MNTIDQFDFKDKKALIRVDFNVPLDDEFKITDDKRIRAALPTISKILKDGGAVILMSHLGRPKDGPTDKYSLKHILGDLSSLIGVDVKFADDCIGENAVKQAAELKAGEVLLLENLRFYKEEEKGDVAFAEKLSKLGDVYVNDAFGTAHRAHASTSIIAQFFPDAKYFGYLMASEVENAEKILNHAERPFTAIMGGAKVSDKILLIEKLLEKVDNLIIGGGMAYTFAKAQGGEIGTSLLEADKQALSLELIEKAKAKGVNLILPVDTVIADQFANDADKKDVDAGHIPADWMGLDIGPKTAALFADVIKNSKTLLWNGPMGVFEMESFQVGTKAVADAVVAATKDNGAFSLIGGGDSAAAIAKFGMEDEVSYVSTGGGALLEYMEGKELPGVKAINA; translated from the coding sequence ATGAATACAATAGACCAATTTGACTTTAAGGATAAAAAAGCATTAATCAGAGTTGATTTTAATGTTCCCTTGGATGATGAATTTAAAATAACCGACGACAAGAGAATCCGTGCAGCGCTACCAACCATTTCTAAGATCTTGAAAGATGGTGGTGCCGTAATTTTAATGTCGCATTTGGGCAGGCCAAAAGACGGACCGACGGATAAATATTCGTTAAAGCACATTCTTGGCGATTTATCGTCGCTTATTGGCGTTGATGTGAAATTTGCCGACGATTGCATTGGCGAAAATGCCGTTAAACAAGCGGCTGAACTTAAGGCGGGCGAGGTTTTATTGCTCGAAAATCTGCGTTTCTATAAAGAAGAAGAAAAGGGCGATGTTGCCTTTGCCGAAAAACTGTCAAAGCTTGGCGATGTATATGTAAATGATGCTTTTGGTACTGCTCACCGTGCCCACGCCTCAACTTCTATTATTGCTCAGTTTTTTCCTGATGCCAAATACTTTGGTTATTTAATGGCGTCAGAAGTAGAAAATGCCGAAAAGATCTTAAACCATGCCGAGCGTCCGTTTACTGCAATTATGGGCGGAGCCAAGGTATCAGATAAAATACTTTTAATCGAAAAATTGCTTGAAAAAGTAGACAACCTGATTATTGGTGGGGGAATGGCCTATACTTTTGCAAAGGCGCAAGGTGGCGAAATCGGTACCTCGCTTTTAGAGGCCGATAAACAAGCGCTTTCTTTAGAATTGATTGAAAAAGCAAAAGCAAAAGGCGTTAACCTCATCCTTCCGGTTGATACCGTAATTGCAGATCAGTTTGCAAACGATGCAGATAAAAAAGATGTTGATGCCGGTCATATTCCTGCCGATTGGATGGGTTTAGATATCGGTCCGAAAACTGCCGCTTTGTTTGCTGATGTAATCAAAAACTCTAAAACGTTGCTGTGGAATGGCCCAATGGGAGTTTTTGAAATGGAAAGCTTTCAGGTGGGAACTAAGGCCGTTGCCGATGCTGTTGTTGCTGCTACGAAAGATAACGGCGCATTTTCATTGATCGGTGGTGGCGATTCTGCAGCCGCTATTGCCAAGTTCGGCATGGAAGACGAAGTGAGTTACGTTTCTACCGGCGGTGGCGCTTTGTTAGAGTACATGGAAGGCAAAGAATTGCCTGGCGTTAAGGCAATCAATGCATAG
- the mraZ gene encoding division/cell wall cluster transcriptional repressor MraZ produces MTQLLGEFDCKLDAKGRLMVPAALKKQLPNAESEGLIVNRGFEKNLVIYPKSVWDAVVADLAKLNIYDQENRAFVRAFTRGATELSLDAAGRVLLPKSLVEYAGIGSDLVLACQLDRIEVWDKKSYEDIFDDVPANFANLAQKVMGGKKGGADGE; encoded by the coding sequence ATGACCCAACTTTTAGGAGAATTCGATTGTAAACTTGACGCAAAGGGACGCCTTATGGTACCCGCTGCGCTTAAGAAACAATTGCCGAATGCCGAAAGTGAAGGGCTCATTGTTAATCGTGGTTTCGAAAAGAATCTGGTAATCTATCCAAAGAGCGTTTGGGATGCTGTTGTGGCCGATCTTGCCAAGCTTAATATCTACGATCAGGAAAACCGTGCCTTTGTTAGGGCCTTTACTCGCGGCGCCACTGAACTTTCGCTTGATGCTGCCGGAAGGGTATTGTTGCCAAAATCGTTGGTAGAATATGCCGGCATTGGGAGCGATCTGGTTTTGGCCTGCCAGTTAGACCGCATCGAGGTTTGGGATAAAAAATCGTACGAAGATATTTTTGACGATGTTCCTGCCAATTTTGCAAATCTTGCTCAAAAAGTAATGGGCGGAAAGAAAGGAGGTGCAGATGGCGAATAA